The Clupea harengus chromosome 13, Ch_v2.0.2, whole genome shotgun sequence DNA window TGTGTATTGTTTCGGGTGAGTCCCCCCCTTGGGTGACAGCACAGACAAGCATGGAAGAAGGGGGGGGTTAGAGGGGGATGTTTGTCTCTAAGATGGGGGGCAGGCTTTTGGGAGGGGCCCAGTTAGGGGAGGTCTGAGCAAttccattcattctctctctcgctgtgccCCCTTTAcccccttcccttctcctcccttctctaccccccccccccccagtaccccctctttcttctctcttgtctcttctcccctcctccttttaTCTGACTATCCTCATGCTTCTCTCACACAACCAAGccaacacacagaccatcacgAGGTAAGCACCATATTCTCtgtgcacagagacacaaatgAAAATATAACCGAGTGCTTTTACTTCCAGTGTGGTTCTAACACCAGCCAggtatctgtttgttttgtgaaagACTTTGTATATTAGTTATTATTTTATGAGCGTAATCAGTCAGTAGACACATATCAGGCCAACTGCGCAGCATGTTTTGACACTCTTTAGCCCCTGTTGTTCCCCTCACAGCAGGTGGAGTTAGCATGTATTACTGATGGTCTGACCCTGTTGTGTACGAATAGAACAAAGACTTCTCAATATTTGTCTTTTAGCTATGTTTGTGCTTTAGCTATAAAATTGTAGGTAATCACAAATGTAATCTTATAATTACTTGTGTTTTTCAACCCATTTGCTCATTTAACCCCATGCCTTTTGTTCCTTGTTTCTCAGGTTGTGCAGGTCCCTTGTTCCCACTGAGACACATTACTGATGCTTGGCTGCAGCTGAAGAAAAGGACTACTTCTTCTctcaagcccacacacacacatacgcacgcacgtactcgtacacatacacactcatgccctCCGCGGCCATGCGGCCCTTCTGCAGCCAGCTCTTCGTCAACCTCACCCTCATTCTCAtccccgtcctcctcctcctcagccttgCGCCCCTGGCTGAGGCCAGGAAGAAGACAGCACCGGCACCCAAATCCGCTGTTCCTGGATCAGGGGAGCTGAGCACCAAGGCTGGCCACAGCTGCACGTGGGCCACCTCTGAAGCGTCCGACGGCACGGTCTCCTTGCAGGTGAGCTGCTCCATCCCAGGAGAGGTGCCCGTCCAGACTTATGAGTGCCGTTTCGCCGGGAAGCCCGACCAGTGCCCGGCGTATGCAGACAAGGCCAACCAGTACTGGAAACAAGTGGTGGGCaaactgaggaagaggagcaacGTCTGCGAAGGAGAGAAGGTCCTGAAGACGCGCCTCTGCAAGAAAGCTCCATCAGCGGCCCACGTCAGACTGGCGGAGAGAAGCGGAGAGGATAagacaaaagaggaagaggaggaggaggaggagaaggacaaggagacgGCGGTGCCCGTAGCGAAGGAGACGGAGGTGACGGCCAGAAGAATGGAGAGCGAGGGGAAGCAGGAGCCTCTGCTGGGAGCAAGGGTTGGAGACGGGGCTGATTCGGAGTCATCCAACTTCTGCTCAGAGGGGTGGTCCTCTCTCTGTAACTTCTTTACCAAGTTCTTCGAGAATCACGCGAAATGAAATGATACTGCGTGTCTTTTCAACAGTCAGGTGATAGATATTTCTCACAGATTGAAGTTCT harbors:
- the fgfbp3 gene encoding fibroblast growth factor-binding protein 1 isoform X1, with amino-acid sequence MPSAAMRPFCSQLFVNLTLILIPVLLLLSLAPLAEARKKTAPAPKSAVPGSGELSTKAGHSCTWATSEASDGTVSLQVSCSIPGEVPVQTYECRFAGKPDQCPAYADKANQYWKQVVGKLRKRSNVCEGEKVLKTRLCKKAPSAAHVRLAERSGEDKTKEEEEEEEEKDKETAVPVAKETEVTARRMESEGKQEPLLGARVGDGADSESSNFCSEGWSSLCNFFTKFFENHAK
- the fgfbp3 gene encoding fibroblast growth factor-binding protein 1 isoform X2, which produces MPSAAMRPFCSQLFVNLTLILIPVLLLLSLAPLAEARKKTAPAPKSAVPGSGELSTKAGHSCTWATSEASDGTVSLQVSCSIPGEVPVQTYECRFAGKPDQCPAYADKANQYWKQVVGKLRKRSNVCEGEKVLKTRLCKKAPSAAHVRLAERSGEDKTKEEEEEEEEKDKETAVPVAKETEVTARRMESEGKQEPLLGARVGDGADSEEHT